One region of Euzebya rosea genomic DNA includes:
- a CDS encoding EAL domain-containing protein, which yields MTRAGLRAPVSTGMEDAIAGSRVLVVDDEPANVLVLERMFESVGLTEVHGLTDPRRTLEMVEAHAIDLVLLDLHMPHMDGLEVLAALRATADPEGFLPVLVLTADATTDARDRALDGGANDFLTKPFDRVEALLRVRNLLRLRHLHVQAMSRQAELRAELDAREAASRRAQQHRDEQLARVERALHGDALSMVFQPIHDVADGAVVGMEALARLAIEPSRAPDVWFREAAAVGRGAQLELAAASRALAQLDRLEGFLAINVSPEVARLPAFTELLSGVDCSRVVVELTEHTRVADEVELERDLAHLRARGVRLAVDDTGAGYAGLQRLLGLAPDIVKLDMALIRGIDGDPARRALATALVTFTDEIGAELIAEGVETEAELATLRALGVRWVQGFRLGRPQPLPATDAYR from the coding sequence ATGACCCGAGCAGGACTGCGGGCACCGGTGTCGACCGGCATGGAGGACGCCATCGCGGGCTCGCGCGTGCTGGTCGTCGACGACGAGCCGGCCAACGTGCTCGTCCTGGAGCGGATGTTCGAGTCCGTCGGCCTGACCGAGGTCCACGGGCTCACCGACCCACGCCGCACGCTGGAGATGGTCGAGGCGCACGCCATCGACCTGGTCCTGCTCGACCTGCACATGCCCCACATGGACGGTCTCGAGGTCCTGGCCGCGTTGCGCGCCACTGCCGATCCCGAGGGCTTCCTGCCCGTGCTGGTCCTGACCGCCGACGCCACGACCGACGCCCGCGACCGGGCCCTGGACGGGGGCGCCAACGACTTCCTCACCAAGCCCTTCGACCGTGTCGAGGCGCTCCTGCGGGTCCGCAACCTGCTGCGGCTGCGGCACCTGCACGTCCAGGCCATGTCGCGGCAGGCCGAGCTGCGCGCCGAGCTCGACGCCCGCGAGGCTGCCAGCCGCCGCGCCCAGCAGCACCGCGACGAGCAGCTTGCGCGCGTCGAACGGGCCCTGCACGGTGACGCCCTCTCGATGGTGTTCCAGCCGATCCACGATGTCGCGGACGGGGCGGTGGTGGGCATGGAGGCGCTGGCGCGCCTGGCGATCGAACCGTCCCGCGCCCCGGACGTCTGGTTCAGGGAAGCCGCCGCGGTCGGGCGAGGTGCCCAGCTGGAGCTGGCCGCCGCATCCCGCGCCCTTGCCCAGCTCGATCGCCTCGAGGGTTTCCTGGCGATCAACGTCTCACCCGAGGTCGCACGCCTGCCGGCGTTCACCGAGCTGCTGTCGGGCGTGGACTGCAGCCGTGTGGTCGTGGAGCTGACCGAGCACACCCGCGTGGCCGACGAGGTCGAGCTGGAGCGGGACCTCGCCCACCTCCGTGCACGGGGGGTTCGCCTCGCGGTCGACGACACCGGCGCGGGCTACGCGGGCCTGCAGCGCCTCCTGGGGCTCGCGCCCGACATCGTCAAGCTCGACATGGCCCTCATCCGCGGCATCGACGGTGACCCGGCCCGACGGGCGCTCGCAACCGCGCTGGTGACGTTCACCGACGAGATCGGCGCCGAGCTGATCGCCGAGGGCGTGGAGACCGAGGCCGAGCTGGCCACCCTTCGTGCCCTCGGCGTCCGGTGGGTGCAGGGCTTCCGGCTGGGTCGGCCGCAGCCGCTGCCGGCCACCGACGCCTACCGGTAG
- the glgA gene encoding glycogen synthase: MRVAMLTREWPPDIYGGAGVHVDFLARELRALVDVDVHCFGAARDDATAHTPAVQLADANATLQTLSVDLSMAAAVERAELVHSHTWYANMGGHIAKLLHDIPHVVTAHSLEPRRPWKAEQLGGGYAVSSWAEKTAYEGADAVIAVSDGMRADILDAYPALDPDRLHVVRNGIDTELYQPDHDTDVLDRLGIDPDRPSVIFVGRITRQKGVPHLLAAAHQFHPDAQLILCAGAPDTEELGELTRAEVEALRAERDGVHWIHEMLPRPDIVQLLTHATVFVCPSVYEPLGIVNLEAMACGTAVVASAVGGIPEVVDDGETGILVPYDETRPGTFEQRIADGVNELLTDPDRATAMGELGRQRVVADFGWDTVAEATVAVYRAALGTG, translated from the coding sequence ATGCGCGTCGCGATGCTGACCAGGGAATGGCCGCCGGACATCTACGGCGGGGCCGGTGTGCACGTGGACTTCCTGGCCCGCGAGCTCCGGGCGCTGGTCGACGTCGACGTGCACTGCTTCGGGGCCGCGCGTGACGACGCCACGGCCCACACCCCGGCGGTGCAGCTGGCCGACGCCAACGCGACGCTCCAGACCCTGTCGGTCGACCTCAGCATGGCGGCTGCCGTCGAGAGGGCCGAGCTGGTCCACAGCCACACCTGGTACGCCAACATGGGGGGCCACATCGCCAAGCTGCTCCACGACATCCCCCACGTCGTCACCGCCCACTCGCTGGAACCGCGACGCCCGTGGAAGGCCGAGCAGCTCGGGGGCGGCTACGCGGTGTCGTCATGGGCGGAGAAGACCGCCTACGAGGGCGCCGACGCCGTCATCGCCGTCAGCGACGGCATGCGGGCCGACATCCTCGACGCCTACCCGGCGCTGGACCCCGACCGCCTGCACGTCGTCCGCAACGGCATCGACACCGAGCTGTACCAGCCCGACCACGACACCGACGTGCTGGACCGGCTGGGCATCGACCCCGACCGGCCCTCGGTGATCTTCGTTGGTCGCATCACCCGCCAGAAGGGCGTGCCGCACCTGCTTGCCGCCGCACACCAGTTCCACCCCGACGCCCAGCTGATCCTCTGCGCCGGCGCCCCCGACACCGAGGAGCTCGGCGAGCTGACACGGGCGGAGGTCGAGGCGCTCCGGGCCGAGCGGGACGGCGTGCACTGGATCCACGAGATGTTGCCGCGCCCCGACATCGTGCAGCTGCTGACCCACGCGACGGTGTTCGTCTGCCCGTCGGTCTACGAGCCGCTCGGCATCGTCAACCTCGAGGCGATGGCCTGCGGCACCGCCGTGGTGGCCAGCGCCGTGGGTGGCATCCCCGAGGTCGTCGACGACGGCGAGACCGGGATCCTCGTCCCCTACGACGAGACGCGGCCCGGCACCTTCGAGCAGCGCATCGCCGACGGCGTCAACGAGCTGCTGACCGACCCCGACCGCGCCACGGCCATGGGCGAGCTCGGCCGCCAGCGTGTCGTCGCCGACTTCGGCTGGGACACCGTGGCCGAGGCCACGGTGGCGGTCTACCGGGCGGCGCTCGGCACCGGCTGA
- a CDS encoding GH1 family beta-glucosidase encodes MTDLFTTADRDRLVLPDGFRWGVATSSHQIEGAVAEGGRSPSVWDTFSHTPGKVVGGQHADVTVDHYHRMEEDVALMADLGVDTYRFSIAWSRLLPDGVGTVNPEGAAFYRRLCETLREAGITPLVALYHWDHPQVLQDRGGWANPEMVEWFAAYAAAAKGTLGDLATDWLTLNEPYCAAFLGHASGIHAPGIADPATAHLAAHHMMLAHHRAVSSLRETAPNADDTVTIALNLIPAWDDEEGPDGPAARAVDMVQNQLFLDAVLEGRYPDEVLAHHRRFGLEDRIDPDDLARVHQPIDYLAINYYNITHVVRRDGAPFPDGFPGADDAVCVDPPAPRTDMGWGVEPEGLAWMLRRVAAAHPELPLIISENGAAFPDEVGEDGGVHDPQRIAYLRDHIAVVVDAIADGVDIRGYHVWSLLDNFEWSLGYGMRFGIVRVDFDSLERTPKDSARWYAAVIDANRDRAMAG; translated from the coding sequence GTGACCGATCTGTTCACCACCGCCGACCGCGACCGCCTGGTGCTGCCGGACGGGTTCCGCTGGGGTGTCGCGACGTCGTCCCACCAGATCGAGGGTGCCGTGGCCGAGGGGGGCCGGTCACCGTCGGTGTGGGACACCTTCAGCCACACCCCCGGCAAGGTCGTCGGTGGCCAGCACGCCGACGTGACCGTCGACCACTACCACCGCATGGAGGAGGACGTGGCGCTGATGGCCGACCTCGGCGTCGACACCTACCGGTTCTCCATCGCGTGGTCGCGCCTGCTCCCCGACGGGGTGGGCACCGTCAATCCCGAGGGGGCGGCGTTCTACCGTCGGCTGTGCGAGACGCTGCGCGAGGCGGGCATCACCCCGCTGGTGGCGCTGTACCACTGGGACCACCCGCAGGTGCTCCAGGACCGCGGCGGCTGGGCCAACCCCGAGATGGTGGAGTGGTTCGCAGCCTACGCCGCCGCCGCCAAGGGCACGCTCGGGGACCTGGCCACCGACTGGCTGACGCTCAACGAGCCGTACTGTGCGGCCTTCCTCGGGCACGCCTCGGGCATCCACGCCCCCGGCATCGCCGATCCGGCCACGGCCCACCTCGCCGCCCACCACATGATGCTCGCCCACCACCGGGCGGTCAGCAGCCTCCGGGAGACGGCGCCGAACGCCGACGACACGGTGACGATCGCCCTCAACCTCATCCCCGCGTGGGACGACGAGGAGGGACCCGACGGCCCGGCGGCGCGGGCCGTGGACATGGTCCAGAACCAGCTCTTCCTCGATGCGGTGCTCGAGGGGCGCTACCCCGACGAGGTCCTGGCCCACCACCGGCGCTTCGGCCTCGAGGACCGTATCGACCCCGACGACCTCGCACGGGTGCACCAGCCGATCGACTACCTGGCGATCAACTACTACAACATCACCCACGTGGTCCGGCGTGACGGAGCCCCCTTCCCCGACGGGTTCCCGGGGGCCGACGACGCGGTGTGCGTCGACCCCCCGGCCCCACGAACGGACATGGGCTGGGGGGTGGAGCCCGAGGGACTGGCCTGGATGCTCCGGCGCGTCGCCGCCGCCCACCCGGAGCTGCCCTTGATCATCAGCGAGAACGGTGCGGCGTTCCCCGACGAGGTCGGCGAGGACGGAGGGGTCCACGATCCGCAGCGGATCGCCTACCTGCGCGACCACATCGCCGTGGTCGTCGACGCCATCGCCGACGGCGTGGACATCCGCGGATACCACGTCTGGTCGCTGCTGGACAACTTCGAGTGGTCCCTCGGCTACGGCATGCGGTTCGGGATCGTCCGCGTCGACTTCGACAGCCTCGAACGGACTCCCAAGGACAGCGCCCGCTGGTACGCCGCGGTCATCGACGCCAACCGCGATCGAGCGATGGCCGGCTGA
- a CDS encoding lytic transglycosylase: MGEGRTDTTRRARAGASLVAATVLVGLLPGVAHARLDYRVQGGDTLSAIAARHGVSAASLVDANGLDDPDRIVAGTVLVIPGGEGPVGGHVVQPGETLSAIAARYGVSTSALAEANSITNPNLIRAGQHLRVAGGSSNAAQPSTTSSSSTTSASGSSREDVRRLITQEAQRHGWRPAVPLGLAMQESGWNNSVVSSAGARGIMQVMPATGEWVGRFLLGRSLDLADPADNVAAGMAYLDHLYSRFDGDIERTLAAYFEGPERVVRNGPSESGRRYAANVLALADRYR, from the coding sequence ATGGGTGAAGGACGCACGGACACCACGAGGCGAGCACGCGCCGGCGCATCGCTGGTCGCCGCCACCGTGCTGGTCGGGTTGCTCCCCGGCGTGGCACACGCCCGGCTGGACTATCGCGTGCAGGGGGGTGACACGCTGTCGGCCATCGCTGCCCGCCACGGGGTCTCCGCCGCATCGCTGGTCGACGCCAACGGCCTGGACGACCCCGATCGCATCGTGGCGGGCACCGTGCTCGTCATCCCCGGCGGTGAGGGGCCCGTGGGGGGCCACGTGGTGCAGCCCGGCGAGACGCTCTCCGCCATCGCGGCGCGGTACGGGGTGTCCACGAGTGCGCTCGCCGAGGCGAACAGCATCACCAACCCCAACCTGATCCGTGCCGGCCAGCACCTGCGGGTCGCCGGAGGCTCCTCGAACGCGGCGCAGCCGTCGACGACCTCCTCGTCGAGCACCACGTCGGCATCCGGCAGCTCGCGGGAGGACGTCCGGCGGCTGATCACCCAGGAGGCGCAGCGGCACGGATGGCGGCCGGCAGTCCCGCTGGGGCTGGCCATGCAGGAGTCGGGCTGGAACAACAGCGTGGTCTCCTCGGCCGGTGCGCGCGGCATCATGCAGGTCATGCCGGCGACGGGGGAGTGGGTGGGCCGCTTCCTCCTCGGGCGCAGCCTCGACCTGGCCGACCCGGCCGACAACGTGGCCGCGGGGATGGCGTACCTCGACCACCTCTACTCGCGCTTCGACGGGGACATCGAGCGGACGCTGGCGGCCTACTTCGAGGGTCCCGAGCGCGTGGTGCGCAACGGGCCCAGCGAGTCGGGCCGGCGCTACGCCGCCAACGTCCTCGCGCTCGCGGACCGCTACCGGTAG
- a CDS encoding EAL domain-containing protein, producing MTQSPGHRAVPLSLDAAVLGSRVLVVDDEPDNVVLFEHVLATVGLTEVYGLQDPTRTMDVIRERAIDLVLLDLSMPGMDGYEVLDMVRSAQDPEAFLPILVLTADPTSSARDAALQAGANDFLTRPVDMAEALLRIQNLLRIRRLHVQTMARNTELQAELSARAAAAQRRARAKRAKRAAIDTILSDNRLRMVFQPIMTVDEVTVVGVEALARISHDPRRPPDVWFDEAEAVGRGLELELAAVQVALAELTNMDEGFMAINVSPGVARTTEFAAALRQVDGSRIVVELTEHTRVHDEAVLQVELDDIRSRGVRLAVDDAGAGYAGLQRILGLSPDIVKLDVALIRGIDADPARRALATAFVAFTNEIGAMLIAEGIETDAELETLRALGVPWAQGYRLGRPGPMPAITS from the coding sequence ATGACGCAGTCACCCGGCCATCGGGCCGTTCCGCTGTCGCTCGACGCCGCCGTGCTCGGATCACGGGTGCTCGTCGTCGACGACGAACCCGACAACGTGGTGCTGTTCGAGCACGTCCTGGCCACGGTCGGCCTGACGGAGGTCTACGGGCTGCAGGACCCGACCCGGACCATGGATGTCATCAGGGAACGGGCCATCGACCTCGTCCTGCTGGACCTGAGCATGCCCGGCATGGACGGGTACGAGGTCCTCGACATGGTGCGCAGCGCCCAGGACCCCGAGGCCTTCCTCCCCATCCTGGTGCTCACCGCGGATCCGACGTCCTCCGCCCGGGACGCCGCGCTGCAGGCGGGTGCGAACGACTTCCTCACCCGGCCCGTCGACATGGCCGAGGCGCTGCTCCGCATCCAGAACCTCCTGCGGATCCGCCGGCTGCACGTGCAGACGATGGCCCGCAACACCGAGCTGCAGGCCGAGCTCAGCGCCCGTGCAGCCGCTGCGCAGCGACGGGCACGGGCCAAGCGCGCCAAGCGCGCCGCGATCGACACGATCCTCTCCGACAACCGGCTGCGCATGGTGTTCCAGCCGATCATGACGGTGGACGAGGTGACGGTGGTCGGCGTCGAGGCGCTCGCCCGGATCTCCCACGACCCGCGACGGCCGCCGGATGTCTGGTTCGACGAGGCCGAAGCGGTCGGCCGTGGCCTGGAGCTGGAGCTGGCGGCGGTCCAGGTGGCGCTCGCGGAGCTCACGAACATGGACGAGGGGTTCATGGCCATCAACGTGTCCCCGGGGGTGGCGCGGACCACCGAGTTCGCCGCCGCGCTGCGGCAGGTGGACGGCAGCCGCATCGTCGTGGAGCTGACCGAGCACACCAGGGTCCACGACGAAGCGGTGCTGCAGGTCGAGCTCGACGACATCCGGTCCCGGGGCGTGCGGCTCGCGGTGGACGACGCCGGTGCGGGGTACGCGGGGTTGCAGCGGATCCTCGGCTTGTCGCCCGACATCGTGAAGCTCGACGTCGCGTTGATCCGGGGGATCGACGCCGATCCCGCCCGCAGGGCGCTGGCGACGGCGTTCGTGGCCTTCACCAACGAGATCGGCGCCATGCTGATCGCCGAGGGAATCGAGACGGATGCGGAGCTGGAGACGTTGCGTGCGCTGGGGGTCCCGTGGGCTCAGGGATACCGGCTCGGCCGCCCCGGCCCGATGCCGGCGATCACGAGCTGA
- a CDS encoding PaaI family thioesterase produces the protein MADTSPPSAQSLRLSREGVVDYVTRVWPRAGRSYADGLTELRPGYCRFERVATELDERPGGTMRGPLLMEAVDQAAYALVLGHLGDAALAVTSHLSVEFLRRPAIGTLIVLAHLRKLGRTQITMTCDLHVDTPDPDRPVAIATVAYSQALLG, from the coding sequence ATGGCCGACACCAGCCCACCCAGCGCCCAGTCCCTCCGCCTGTCCAGGGAGGGGGTCGTCGACTACGTCACCCGTGTGTGGCCACGGGCAGGACGGTCCTACGCCGACGGCCTGACGGAGCTGCGGCCGGGGTACTGCCGCTTCGAGCGGGTCGCCACCGAGCTCGACGAGCGGCCCGGCGGGACCATGCGCGGCCCCCTGCTCATGGAGGCGGTCGACCAGGCCGCGTACGCGCTGGTCCTGGGCCACCTCGGCGATGCCGCCCTGGCGGTGACCAGCCACCTGTCGGTGGAGTTCCTGCGCCGGCCCGCCATCGGCACGCTGATCGTCCTGGCCCACCTGCGCAAGCTCGGCCGGACCCAGATCACCATGACCTGTGACCTGCACGTCGACACCCCCGACCCCGACAGGCCCGTCGCGATCGCCACCGTCGCCTACAGCCAGGCCCTCCTCGGCTGA
- a CDS encoding HAD family hydrolase codes for MPSRPDSEPTDQAAPDAVLLDLDGTLVDTVYLHVRTWSAAFAEDLDHPVPDWRIHACIGLPGDWLIRRLLGEVPDEEVRQRLSRGHRERFLAAAEDGLHPTRGALDLLRDLDDRGVPHVVATAAGSEEREALMAALGNPDIAVTDADDLPGGKPDSSVMHAAAAQLDADPSHVRMLGDAPWDGHAARAAGLSFVAVRTGGFGDDALRGAGASMVLDDPADCLGVL; via the coding sequence GTGCCTTCCCGACCCGACTCCGAACCCACCGACCAGGCCGCGCCCGACGCCGTCCTCCTGGACCTCGACGGCACGCTGGTCGACACGGTCTACCTGCACGTGCGCACCTGGTCCGCGGCGTTCGCGGAGGACCTCGACCACCCGGTGCCCGACTGGCGCATCCACGCCTGCATCGGCCTGCCGGGCGACTGGCTGATCCGTCGGCTGCTCGGCGAGGTGCCGGACGAGGAGGTACGGCAACGGTTGAGCCGTGGTCACCGCGAGCGGTTCCTCGCCGCGGCCGAGGATGGCCTCCATCCGACCCGAGGGGCCCTGGACCTGCTGCGCGACCTCGACGACCGGGGCGTGCCGCACGTCGTGGCCACCGCGGCCGGCAGCGAGGAGCGCGAAGCCCTGATGGCGGCGCTCGGCAACCCCGACATCGCCGTCACCGACGCCGACGACCTGCCGGGCGGCAAGCCCGACAGCAGCGTCATGCACGCCGCAGCCGCCCAGCTGGACGCCGACCCCAGCCACGTCCGCATGCTCGGCGACGCCCCGTGGGACGGCCATGCCGCCCGTGCGGCCGGGCTGTCGTTCGTGGCGGTGCGCACCGGCGGGTTCGGCGACGACGCCCTCCGCGGGGCCGGAGCCTCGATGGTGCTGGACGACCCCGCCGACTGCCTCGGCGTGCTCTGA
- a CDS encoding sensor histidine kinase: MQVDLVLVVDVVLVAAFGLLGVLAILGSARRRPADRWVALAFGAVAASLGAFVLPEHLGWDLPGPLSRSMIVLLLSFPYLLLRFTGSFTPLPRRWEALSAIGLALIVLVTLPLPVIPEPGAELPSWIVGYVVLALGYWMGTAAMVVGLLWSAGRGQPSVARIRTRLMAVATSMLTVALLLAAPLGEDSGPVSLLIRLVATLSAIVFALGFSPPPMARLRWRRPEEAQLRAGTQAVLRAADVEAVAAELLRPTSRILSARGAALVGADGTVVATHGQVPDGSEALEHSTRAVVHLPDGRGDLVLWTSPFTPWFGPEEIGLAEQMAAVASLAIERCELLAEDRARMDAMTRAQSALVAAQEEAVRANDAKTAFLSRMSHELRTPLNAILGFGQVLESAPELAERDRDAAGRIVRAGRHLLRLIDEVLDLSRIEAGTVALRPEVVQAGEVMAESIELVTPSARERDVDVRTVLDGGATVRADRQRLRQVLLNLLINAVKYTAPGTSVSLECTRPRDGVVRFAVVDEGPGIPTDLQARLFEPFDRLGAEGGAVEGTGLGLVVSRELVEAMGGQMGVQSAPGEGSTFWVDVPAVGVLAEGVLAEEAVSS, from the coding sequence GTGCAGGTCGACCTGGTGCTGGTCGTGGACGTCGTGCTCGTGGCCGCCTTCGGGCTGCTGGGAGTGCTGGCGATCCTCGGGTCGGCTCGACGGCGTCCCGCGGATCGCTGGGTCGCGTTGGCGTTCGGCGCGGTTGCCGCGTCGCTGGGGGCGTTCGTGCTGCCCGAGCACCTGGGGTGGGACCTGCCCGGGCCGCTGTCGCGGAGCATGATCGTGCTGCTGCTGTCGTTCCCCTACCTGCTGCTGCGGTTCACCGGGTCCTTCACGCCGCTGCCCAGGCGATGGGAGGCCCTGTCGGCGATCGGCCTGGCGTTGATCGTCCTGGTGACCCTGCCGCTGCCGGTCATCCCCGAGCCAGGCGCGGAGCTGCCGTCGTGGATCGTGGGCTACGTCGTCCTGGCGCTCGGGTACTGGATGGGCACGGCCGCGATGGTGGTGGGGCTGCTGTGGAGCGCCGGACGGGGACAGCCCAGCGTCGCGCGCATCCGCACTCGGCTGATGGCCGTGGCCACCTCGATGCTGACGGTGGCCCTGCTGCTGGCCGCGCCCCTCGGGGAGGACAGCGGCCCCGTCTCCCTCCTCATCCGGCTCGTCGCCACCCTGAGCGCAATCGTGTTCGCGCTGGGGTTCAGCCCACCGCCGATGGCCCGCCTGCGCTGGCGACGGCCGGAGGAAGCGCAGCTGCGCGCCGGGACACAGGCGGTGCTTCGCGCGGCCGACGTCGAAGCAGTCGCCGCGGAGCTCCTTCGCCCGACCAGCCGCATCCTCAGCGCCCGCGGCGCGGCCCTCGTCGGCGCCGACGGCACCGTGGTCGCCACCCACGGGCAGGTACCCGACGGCTCGGAGGCCCTCGAGCACAGCACCCGGGCGGTGGTGCACCTGCCGGATGGACGCGGCGACCTGGTGCTGTGGACCAGCCCCTTCACCCCGTGGTTCGGCCCCGAGGAGATCGGCCTGGCCGAGCAGATGGCGGCCGTGGCATCCCTTGCCATCGAGCGGTGCGAGCTGCTGGCCGAGGACCGCGCCCGGATGGACGCGATGACCCGCGCGCAGTCCGCGCTGGTCGCGGCGCAGGAGGAGGCGGTCCGGGCCAACGACGCCAAGACCGCCTTCCTGTCACGGATGAGCCACGAGCTGCGCACCCCGCTGAACGCGATCCTCGGGTTCGGGCAGGTGCTCGAGAGCGCGCCGGAGCTGGCCGAACGCGACCGGGATGCCGCAGGCCGCATCGTCCGGGCGGGGCGCCACCTGCTTCGCCTGATCGACGAGGTGCTCGACCTGTCGCGCATCGAGGCGGGCACCGTGGCGTTGCGACCGGAGGTCGTGCAGGCGGGCGAGGTGATGGCCGAGTCCATCGAGCTCGTCACGCCGTCGGCGCGCGAGCGGGACGTGGACGTGCGCACCGTGCTGGACGGTGGCGCCACCGTTCGTGCCGACCGCCAGCGGCTGCGCCAGGTCCTGCTCAACCTGCTGATCAACGCGGTCAAGTACACCGCCCCGGGGACGTCGGTCTCCCTCGAGTGCACCCGGCCACGCGACGGCGTCGTGCGGTTCGCCGTGGTCGACGAGGGTCCGGGCATCCCGACGGACCTGCAGGCGCGACTGTTCGAGCCGTTCGACCGGCTCGGTGCCGAGGGTGGTGCGGTGGAGGGGACGGGCCTGGGGCTTGTGGTCTCCCGCGAGCTGGTCGAGGCGATGGGCGGACAGATGGGGGTGCAGTCCGCTCCGGGAGAGGGGTCGACGTTCTGGGTGGACGTTCCGGCCGTGGGTGTGCTGGCCGAGGGCGTGCTGGCCGAGGAGGCCGTCAGCTCGTGA
- a CDS encoding multidrug effflux MFS transporter gives MAAARRRLGQFEFTALLAATMSMAALGIDLLLPAFGDIRTDLGLSVDSTAVAGLVTAYFLGLAIGQPVYGPISDALGRKPVLFASFGVYMVGALATSLAPTLPLLLGARFLWGLGAAGPRVITVAIIRDRYEGEEMSRAMSLVMSVFMLVPVFAPTIGAAGISVASWRWLFVACAIAAGLLALWMTRMSETLDPELRGDLNMGRLGRAARMVVSNRQTVGYTLAMTSMYGGFTSYLASSELIFGDVFGVGERFPVIFGGLAIVMGFGMLLNARIVRQVGSARLSHITLMTYVSAAIVLLVASVLGGGAPPLWAFLLVMAVVLFGHALIIPNFNTMAMAPMGAVAGMASSIVGAVQVAAGALLGAVIDRMYDGTVVPFSASLLTCGVVAVGLVIWAERGTLTLARPARQAQPVPSAAR, from the coding sequence ATGGCCGCCGCCCGTCGCCGCCTCGGCCAGTTCGAGTTCACCGCCCTGCTGGCCGCCACCATGTCCATGGCGGCCCTCGGCATCGACCTGCTGCTGCCGGCCTTCGGTGACATCCGCACCGACCTGGGCCTGTCCGTGGACTCCACGGCGGTCGCCGGCCTGGTCACCGCCTACTTCCTCGGCCTTGCGATCGGGCAGCCGGTCTACGGCCCGATCTCCGATGCGCTGGGTCGCAAGCCCGTGCTGTTCGCCAGCTTCGGCGTCTACATGGTCGGGGCGCTGGCCACTTCGCTGGCGCCGACCCTTCCCCTCCTCCTCGGTGCCCGGTTCCTGTGGGGACTGGGTGCGGCCGGCCCGCGGGTCATCACCGTGGCGATCATCCGCGATCGCTACGAGGGCGAGGAGATGTCGCGGGCCATGTCCCTGGTCATGTCGGTGTTCATGCTCGTGCCCGTCTTCGCGCCGACCATCGGGGCTGCCGGCATCAGCGTGGCGTCGTGGCGCTGGCTGTTCGTGGCCTGTGCGATCGCCGCGGGCCTGCTGGCCCTGTGGATGACCCGCATGTCGGAGACCCTCGACCCTGAGCTGCGCGGTGACCTCAACATGGGCCGCCTGGGTCGCGCCGCGAGGATGGTCGTCTCCAACCGGCAGACGGTCGGCTACACCCTCGCCATGACCTCGATGTACGGCGGCTTCACGTCGTACCTGGCCAGCAGCGAGCTGATCTTCGGTGACGTCTTCGGCGTCGGCGAGCGCTTCCCCGTCATCTTCGGTGGGCTGGCGATCGTGATGGGCTTCGGCATGCTGCTGAACGCCCGCATCGTCCGGCAGGTGGGGTCGGCCAGGCTCAGCCACATCACGTTGATGACCTACGTCTCGGCAGCCATCGTGCTGCTGGTCGCCTCGGTGCTGGGCGGCGGAGCCCCTCCCCTGTGGGCGTTCCTGCTGGTCATGGCCGTCGTGTTGTTCGGCCACGCCCTGATCATCCCGAACTTCAACACCATGGCGATGGCGCCGATGGGTGCGGTCGCCGGCATGGCGTCCTCCATCGTCGGTGCCGTCCAGGTGGCTGCCGGGGCGCTGCTCGGCGCCGTGATCGACCGCATGTACGACGGGACCGTGGTGCCGTTCTCCGCCTCGCTGCTGACCTGCGGTGTGGTCGCCGTCGGCCTCGTGATCTGGGCCGAGCGCGGCACGCTGACGCTGGCGCGGCCGGCCCGGCAGGCTCAGCCGGTGCCGAGCGCCGCCCGGTAG
- a CDS encoding MarR family winged helix-turn-helix transcriptional regulator, with protein sequence MPPIADPLVGRPPSLARRPAYLATQISKAALRLLTDAFAEHDVRPAHFGVLATLDDLGALCQRDLCDRLDIDKSHMVGFVDDLERRGLVDRERDDADRRRYRVAISPAGRDLLAELRRVHAASQAPLFGHLSPEQVETLAELLGSVVQRADLLRLGPAESTDADADAALEGVSS encoded by the coding sequence ATGCCACCAATCGCCGATCCGCTGGTCGGCCGCCCGCCATCGCTGGCCCGCCGACCCGCCTACCTCGCCACCCAGATCTCCAAGGCCGCGCTGCGCCTGCTGACCGACGCCTTCGCCGAGCACGACGTCCGCCCGGCCCACTTCGGGGTGCTCGCGACGCTGGACGACCTCGGTGCGTTGTGCCAGCGCGACCTGTGCGACCGCCTCGACATCGACAAGAGCCACATGGTCGGGTTCGTCGACGACCTCGAGCGTCGTGGCCTCGTCGATCGCGAGCGCGACGACGCCGACCGCCGCCGTTACCGGGTGGCGATCAGCCCTGCGGGTCGTGACCTGCTCGCCGAGCTCCGCCGCGTGCACGCCGCCTCGCAGGCCCCCTTGTTCGGCCACCTCTCCCCCGAGCAGGTCGAGACCCTCGCCGAGCTGCTGGGCAGCGTCGTCCAGCGCGCTGACCTGCTGCGCCTCGGCCCCGCCGAGTCCACGGACGCCGACGCCGACGCAGCCCTCGAGGGGGTGTCGTCGTGA